From Oryza sativa Japonica Group chromosome 4, ASM3414082v1, one genomic window encodes:
- the LOC9267691 gene encoding DExH-box ATP-dependent RNA helicase DExH7, chloroplastic isoform X1, with amino-acid sequence MAPKKKQQQQAPKQKQKPKHSSTSSSSSSAGGGAASAAPRLQISSENERRLRRLLLNSGATAAPAPAPADAPAARAESREQKARRLRGVYDKLSLEGFSSAQIEQALSALSDSATFESALDWLCFNLPGDELPLKFSSGTASSSGAGPLGTEGSVKVVSTAKDNWVPQSRESEEVQGSNERLEIIISRRREEDVTLDDGQSSQAAWIRQYMEQQEEEDDVNSNDSYTWEDHCPPSLETAEAKPSRRKKKGKQAKSSSGNSKEDLSSSDNVFPNSDIANAEGDLVDSGATGKKCESPVHMDGGSSLEKKMSKDVDETSTKEVEEEEVELDNLFFEDSSAWEAVAPEILKQQKIEKLSHDGYGHLLGNIDDIWKKGDSGKMPKAVLQKFCQKLGWEAPKYSKISEKDRKFIYAVNVLRGSTGRGKSRKAGGLTKVELTEQDKEYASVEEAQNRVAAFALYQFFADLSLRQLLIEPYASLVLRWQEGELSSSSSRVMDTEDSRRAGFVDKLLDMDANTTPHQVEDASDGATSVDSRSIEDSYSVHEKKETYLVNRTGSRSAEQVESTVLKKHLENKMKQSSYLKMLEARASLPISRFKDHFLQLLKENDVIVVCGETGCGKTTQVPQFILDDMIESELGGYCSIVCTQPRRIAAISVAERVSSERCESSPGSKDSLVGYQVRLDSARNERTKLLFCTTGILLRKLSGNNDLSDVTHVVVDEVHERTILGDFLLIVLKSLVEKRSNQPGRKLKVILMSATVDSSLFARYFGDCPVINVEGRTHPVSSHFLEDVYEKMEYCLALDSPASGAYFQQHGEKWKNASSTVNNRRGKKNLVLSSWGDESVLTEDYVNPHYTTDCYQSYSERTNQNLKRLNEDVIDFDLLEDLICYIDENCPPGAVLVFLPGVAEIDMLIDRLSASVRFGRESSDWILPLHSLLAPTDQRKVFQSPPENIRKIIVATDIAETSITIDDVIYVVDTGKHKENRYNPQKKMSSIVEDWISRANAKQRRGRAGRVKPGLCFCLYTRHRFEKMMRPFQVPEMLRMPLTELCLQIKSLHLGGIKSFLLKAIEPPKEEAISSAIDLLYQVGAFEGHEELSPLGYHLAKLPVDVLIGKMMLYGAIFGCLSPILSVAAFLSYKSPFISPKDEKQNVEKAKASLMNENLDGSASTADNKQSDHLLMVIAYNKWSRILRENGARSAHQFCRSFYLNSTVMYMVRDMRLQYGTLLADIGLLDIPKDSLRPVDGTRKNTLESWFANMSLPFNLYARYSSVVKSVICAGLYPNVAATLEGVDPGALGGRKPSDFLSGKDRPRWYDGRREVHIHPSSMNHSLKAGQYPFLVFLEKVETSKVFLRDTSVISPYSLLLFGGTMVIQHQTGVVIIDGWLRLAAAAQTAVLFKQLRVTLDAVLKELIRKPEMATFVDNEVVRSIIHLLLEEEKAQQA; translated from the exons ATGGcgccgaagaagaagcagcagcagcaggcgccgaagcagaagcagaagcccaagcactcctccacctcctcctcgtcgtcctcggccggcggcggcgccgcctccgccgcgccgcggctcCAGATCTCGTCGGAGAacgagcgccgcctccgccgcctgctcCTCAACTCCGGAGCGACCGCGGCGCCAGCGCCCGCGCCGGCGGATGCTCCCGCGGCGCGTGCCGAGTCGAGGGAGCAGAaggcgcggcggctgcgcgggGTGTACGACAAGCTCTCCCTCGAGGGCTTCTCCTCCGCGCAAATCGAGCAGGCGCTCTCCGCGCTATCG GATTCGGCTACGTTCGAGTCGGCGTTGGATTGGCTGTGCTTTAATCTGCCCGGCGATGAGCTCCCCCTCAAGTTCTCCAGTGGCACCGCTTCCTCTTCTGGGGCTG GGCCTTTAGGGACAGAAGGCTCAGTTAAGGTAGTATCAACAGCGAAAGACAATTGGGTGCCACAGAGTCGTGAGTCAGAGGAGGTGCAGGGGAGCAATGAGAGGTTGGAAATTATAATTAGCAGGCGGCGAGAAGAAGATGTGACATTGGATGACGGGCAATCATCACAAGCTGCATGGATTCGGCAGTACATGGAACAACAAGAGGAG GAAGATGATGTGAATTCTAATGATTCCTACACATGGGAAGATCACTGCCCACCAAGTTTGGAAACTGCTGAGGCAAAGCCAAGTAGGCGAAAGAAGAAGG GTAAACAAGCGAAATCCTCATCTGGAAACTCAAAGGAAGATCTCAGCAGTTCAGATAATGTCTTTCCAAATtctgatattgcaaatgctGAGGGTGATCTAGTTGACTCTGGTGCAACTGGAAAGAAATGTGAGAGTCCTGTCCATATGGATGGAGGATCCagtttggagaaaaaaatgtcCAAGGATGTTGATGAAACCAGCACAAAGGAGGTAGAAGAAGAGGAAGTAGAACTTGATAACCTGTTTTTTGAAGACTCTTCTGCTTGGGAGGCAGTGGCTCCAGAAATACTAAAACAgcaaaaaatagagaaattatCACATGATGGTTATGGGCATCTTCTTGGAAACATAGATGATATATGGAAGAAG GGAGATTCTGGTAAAATGCCAAAGGCTGTTCTGCAAAAATTCTGTCAGAAACTTGGTTGGGAAGCGCCAAAATACAGTAAAATATCTGAAAAGGATCGTAAATTCATATATGCTGTTAATGTACTGCGTGGCTCTACTGGTCGTGGTAAAAGTCGGAAGGCTGGAGGCTTGACAAAAGTCGAGTTAACTGAACAAGATAAAGAATATGCATCTGTTGAG GAAGCACAAAACAGAGTGGCAGCTTTTGCTCTATATCAATTTTTCGCTGATCTTTCATTGCGCCAATTGCTTATTGAACCATATGCATCACTTGTTTTAAGATGGCAAGAAG GGGAgttatcatcatcatcttcaaggGTTATGGATACTGAGGATAGTCGAAGAGCTGGTTTTGTGGATAAGTTGTTGGATATGGATGCGAATACAACTCCACATCAAGTTGAGGATGCGTCAGATGGTGCTACATCTGTTGACTCTAGGAGCATCGAGGACAGCTACTCTGTTCATGAGAAGAAAGAGACCTATCTGGTGAATCGTACAG GATCGAGATCCGCAGAGCAGGTGGAAAGCACAGTGTTGAAAAAACAtttggaaaataaaatgaagCAGTCGAGCTATTTG AAAATGCTGGAAGCAAGAGCTTCTCTACCAATCTCTAGattcaaagatcattttctACAGTTACTGAAAGAGAATGATGTGATTGTTGTTTGCGGAGAAACCGGATGTGGGAAGACAACTCAG GTGCCACAGTTTATTTTGGATGATATGATTGAATCTGAGCTTGGTGGTTACTGCAGCATAGTCTGCACACAACCCCGGAGGATAGCG GCCATTTCAGTGGCTGAAAGAGTGTCTAGTGAGAGGTGTGAATCTTCTCCTGGATCTAAGGATTCTTTGGTCGGATATCAAGTTCGTCTTGACAGTGCTCG GAATGAAAGGACAAAGCTTCTGTTCTGTACCACCGGTATCCTTCTTAGAAAATTATCT GGGAACAATGATTTAAGTGATGTTACTCATGTAGTAGTAGACGAAGTACATGAACGTACTATTTTG GGTGACTTTCTGTTGATTGTTCTTAAGAGTCTTGTTGAGAAGCGTTCTAATCAACCAGGAAGGAAGTTGAAAGTGATTCTCAT GTCTGCTACTGTTGATTCAAGCCTATTTGCTCGGTATTTTGGAGATTGCCCTGTAATTAATGTTGAAGGGAGAACACATCCAGTTTCATCTCACTTCCTTGAGGATGTTTATGAGAAAATGGAGTACTGTCTTGCTTTGGATTCTCCTGCATCAGGAGCATACTTTCAACAGCATGGAGAAAAG TGGAAGAATGCTAGTAGCACAGTGAATAATCGACGGGGAAAGAAGAACCTTGTTTTATCCTCATGGGGGGATGAGTCAGTGCTTACTGAAGATTATGTTAATCCTCATTATACAACTGATTGCTATCAGTCATACAGCGAAAGGACCAACCAAAATCTG AAACGCTTAAATGAAGATGTGATTGATTTTGATCTGTTGGAagacttgatatgctatattgATGAGAACTGCCCCCCTGGCGCTGTTCTTGTTTTTCTTCCT GGAGTCGCAGAGATTGATATGTTGATTGATAGATTATCTGCTTCTGTTAGATTTGGAAGGGAATCATCTGATTGGATTCTTCCTTTGCATTCACTGCTTGCACCCACTGATCAAAGGAAGGTGTTCCAGTCACCACCAGAAAACATTCGCAAG ATTATTGTCGCCACAGACATAGCAGAGACCAGCATTACAATTGATGATGTAATTTATGTAGTTGATACTGGGAAGCACAAGGAAAATCGCTATAACCCGCAGAAG AAAATGTCAAGCATAGTAGAAGATTGGATTTCTCGTGCAAATGCAAAACAGAGACGAGGACGGGCTGGTCGTGTGAAGCCTGGGTTGTGTTTCTGCTTGTATACTCGCCATCGTTTTGAAAAAATGATGCGCCCATTTCAG GTGCCTGAGATGCTGCGGATGCCATTGACTGAGCTGtgtttgcaaataaaatcaCTTCATCTGGGTGGCATAAAGTCATTTCTTTTAAAG GCCATAGAACCCCCTAAAGAAGAAGCTATCTCCTCTGCTATTGACTTGTTATATCAG GTTGGAGCATTTGAAGGACATGAGGAATTATCACCTCTTGGCTATCATTTGGCCAAATTGCCAGTTGATGTTTTGATTGGAAAG ATGATGCTCTATGGTGCTATCTTTGGCTGCTTATCTCCCATTCTTTCTGTTGCTGCTTTTCTGAGTTATAAATCCCCATTCATCTCTCCAAAAGATGAG AAGCAAAATGTGGAGAAGGCAAAGGCTTCATTGATGAATGAAAACCTTGATGGATCTGCTTCTACAGCAGATAATAAACAATCTGACCACCTGTTAATGGTTATTGCATACAATAAGTGGTCTCGCATACTAAGAGAG AATGGAGCTAGATCTGCCCATCAGTTTTGCCGTTCATTCTACTTGAACAGTACAGTGATGTATATGGTCAG AGACATGCGACTACAGTATGGGACATTATTAGCAGACATTGGACTTTTGGATATTCCTAAAGATAGCCTG AGGCCTGTGGATGGAACGAGGAAAAATACTCTTGAGAGTTGGTTTGCGAATATGTCTCTTCCATTTAACTTATATGCTCGTTACTCCTCAGTTGTCAAG TCAGTCATATGCGCAGGTCTATACCCTAATGTTGCAGCTACTTTAGAGGGTGTTGATCCAGGAGCTCTAGGTGGCAGGAAGCCATCTGATTTTCTGTCTGGAAAGGACCGTCCTCGATGGTATGATGGACGACGAGAAGTTCACATACACCCATCATCTATGAACCACAGCTTGAAAGCTGGTCAATATCCATTTTTGGTGTTTCTTGAGAAG GTTGAGACAAGTAAGGTATTTCTACGTGATACTAGTGTTATTTCTCCTTACTCGCTCCTTCTGTTTGGTGGTACCATGGTTATCCAACATCAG acaGGAGTGGTTATCATAGATGGATGGTTAAGGCTGGCAGCTGCTGCACAGACTGCTGTCCTATTCAAGCAACTTCGCGTAACACTTGATGCTGTTCTGAAAGAATTGATAAGAAAGCCAGAG ATGGCAACTTTTGTTGACAATGAAGTGGTCAGATCCATTATTCATTTACTGTTAGAAGAAGAAAAGGCCCAACAAGCATGA
- the LOC4335878 gene encoding protein MONOCULM 1, with protein MNLKLSLAIDGGGGGDAAAAVAKKSKVVGGGAVVVDGVGSSAICGGDRGSRVRDRMVKKAEEFDHENGMAATSSDGGGGGGGGMELVRLLLSAVAAGEAGDARAAAAALREVDRRASCRGGGDPAQRVAACYAAALAPRLAAGLRPARSSPAAPAAARAEQFLAYTMFYQASPFYQFAHFTANQAIVEAFESGGRRRLHVVDFDVSYGFQWPSLIQSLSDAAAAATSSSSHDDDDNGGGCGDGPVSLRITGFGASADELRETEARLRRFAAGCPNLRFEFEGILNNGSNTRHDCTRIDDDATVVVNLVFPASSREACAATRMAYINSLNPSMVFLIEKHDGGGGLTGGDNTTTGRSASLLPRFAANLRYFAAVFDSLHECLPADSAERLAIERDHLGREIADAVASLDHQHRRRHGGGGGGGDHAAASWNWKAAMEGAGLDGVKLSSRTVSQAKLLLKMKSGCGGGGFRVVEGDGGMAMSLAWRDMALATATLWRRRRRRRRCR; from the coding sequence ATGAACTTGAAGTTGAGTCTTGCCatcgatggtggtggtggtggtgatgcggcggcggcggtggccaagAAGAGTAAGGTGGTggggggcggcgccgtcgtcgtcgatggcGTCGGCAGCAGCGCCATTTGTGGCGGCGATCGGGGTAGCAGGGTGAGAGATCGGATGGTCAAGAAGGCGGAGGAGTTTGACCATGAAAATGGAAtggcggcgacgtcgtcggatggtggcggcggcggcggcggcggcatggagcTGGTGCGCTTGCTTCTgtcggcggtggccgccggggAGGCGggcgacgcgcgcgcggcggccgcggctctGCGGGAGGTCGACCGCCGCGCGtcgtgccgcggcggcggcgacccagcGCAGCGCGTCGCGGCGTGCTACGCGGCCGCGCTGGCGCCGAGGCTGGCCGCCGGGCTCCGGCCGGCCAGATCTTCGCCGGCGGCCCCAGCGGCCGCGCGGGCCGAGCAGTTTCTGGCGTACACCATGTTCTACCAGGCGTCGCCGTTCTACCAGTTCGCGCACTTCACGGCGAACCAGGCGATCGTCGAGGCCTTCGagtccggcggccggcgccgcctccacgtCGTCGACTTCGACGTCTCGTACGGGTTCCAGTGGCCTTCGCTGATCCAGTCCCTgtcggacgccgccgccgccgccaccagcagtTCAtcccacgacgacgacgacaacggaggcggctgcggcgacggTCCGGTGTCCCTGCGGATCACCGGCTTCGGCGCGAGCGCCGACGAGCTACGGGAAACCGAGGCGCGGCTCCGGCGGTTCGCCGCCGGCTGCCCCAACCTACGGTTCGAGTTCGAGGGCATCCTGAACAACGGATCGAACACCCGCCATGATTGCACCAggatcgacgacgacgcgacGGTGGTCGTCAACCTGGTGTTCCCGGCGAGCTCAAGAGAAGCGTGCGCCGCCACAAGAATGGCTTACATCAACTCCCTGAACCCGTCCATGGTGTTCTTGATCGAGaaacacgacggcggcggcgggctcaccggcggcgacaaCACCACTACAGGAAGAAGCGCGAGCTTGCTCCCGCGGTTCGCCGCCAACCTCCGATACTTCGCCGCCGTGTTCGACTCGCTCCACGAGTGCCTCCCGGCGGACAGCGCCGAGAGGCTCGCCATCGAGAGGGACCACCTCGGGAGGGAGATCGCCGACGCCGTGGCCTCGCTAGACCaccaacaccgccgccgccatggcggcggcggcggcggcggcgatcacgCAGCAGCTAGCTGGAACTGGAAGGCGGCCATGGAGGGCGCCGGGCTCGACGGCGTGAAGCTGAGCTCGAGGACGGTGAGCCAGGCGAAGCTGCTGCTCAAGATGAagagcggctgcggcggcggcgggttccgCGTcgtggagggcgacggcggcatgGCCATGTCGCTGGCGTGGCGTGACATGGCTCTGGCTACGGCGACcttgtggcggcggcgacggcggcggcggcgatgtcggtgA
- the LOC9267691 gene encoding DExH-box ATP-dependent RNA helicase DExH7, chloroplastic isoform X2, which yields MAPKKKQQQQAPKQKQKPKHSSTSSSSSSAGGGAASAAPRLQISSENERRLRRLLLNSGATAAPAPAPADAPAARAESREQKARRLRGVYDKLSLEGFSSAQIEQALSALSDSATFESALDWLCFNLPGDELPLKFSSGTASSSGAGTEGSVKVVSTAKDNWVPQSRESEEVQGSNERLEIIISRRREEDVTLDDGQSSQAAWIRQYMEQQEEEDDVNSNDSYTWEDHCPPSLETAEAKPSRRKKKGKQAKSSSGNSKEDLSSSDNVFPNSDIANAEGDLVDSGATGKKCESPVHMDGGSSLEKKMSKDVDETSTKEVEEEEVELDNLFFEDSSAWEAVAPEILKQQKIEKLSHDGYGHLLGNIDDIWKKGDSGKMPKAVLQKFCQKLGWEAPKYSKISEKDRKFIYAVNVLRGSTGRGKSRKAGGLTKVELTEQDKEYASVEEAQNRVAAFALYQFFADLSLRQLLIEPYASLVLRWQEGELSSSSSRVMDTEDSRRAGFVDKLLDMDANTTPHQVEDASDGATSVDSRSIEDSYSVHEKKETYLVNRTGSRSAEQVESTVLKKHLENKMKQSSYLKMLEARASLPISRFKDHFLQLLKENDVIVVCGETGCGKTTQVPQFILDDMIESELGGYCSIVCTQPRRIAAISVAERVSSERCESSPGSKDSLVGYQVRLDSARNERTKLLFCTTGILLRKLSGNNDLSDVTHVVVDEVHERTILGDFLLIVLKSLVEKRSNQPGRKLKVILMSATVDSSLFARYFGDCPVINVEGRTHPVSSHFLEDVYEKMEYCLALDSPASGAYFQQHGEKWKNASSTVNNRRGKKNLVLSSWGDESVLTEDYVNPHYTTDCYQSYSERTNQNLKRLNEDVIDFDLLEDLICYIDENCPPGAVLVFLPGVAEIDMLIDRLSASVRFGRESSDWILPLHSLLAPTDQRKVFQSPPENIRKIIVATDIAETSITIDDVIYVVDTGKHKENRYNPQKKMSSIVEDWISRANAKQRRGRAGRVKPGLCFCLYTRHRFEKMMRPFQVPEMLRMPLTELCLQIKSLHLGGIKSFLLKAIEPPKEEAISSAIDLLYQVGAFEGHEELSPLGYHLAKLPVDVLIGKMMLYGAIFGCLSPILSVAAFLSYKSPFISPKDEKQNVEKAKASLMNENLDGSASTADNKQSDHLLMVIAYNKWSRILRENGARSAHQFCRSFYLNSTVMYMVRDMRLQYGTLLADIGLLDIPKDSLRPVDGTRKNTLESWFANMSLPFNLYARYSSVVKSVICAGLYPNVAATLEGVDPGALGGRKPSDFLSGKDRPRWYDGRREVHIHPSSMNHSLKAGQYPFLVFLEKVETSKVFLRDTSVISPYSLLLFGGTMVIQHQTGVVIIDGWLRLAAAAQTAVLFKQLRVTLDAVLKELIRKPEMATFVDNEVVRSIIHLLLEEEKAQQA from the exons ATGGcgccgaagaagaagcagcagcagcaggcgccgaagcagaagcagaagcccaagcactcctccacctcctcctcgtcgtcctcggccggcggcggcgccgcctccgccgcgccgcggctcCAGATCTCGTCGGAGAacgagcgccgcctccgccgcctgctcCTCAACTCCGGAGCGACCGCGGCGCCAGCGCCCGCGCCGGCGGATGCTCCCGCGGCGCGTGCCGAGTCGAGGGAGCAGAaggcgcggcggctgcgcgggGTGTACGACAAGCTCTCCCTCGAGGGCTTCTCCTCCGCGCAAATCGAGCAGGCGCTCTCCGCGCTATCG GATTCGGCTACGTTCGAGTCGGCGTTGGATTGGCTGTGCTTTAATCTGCCCGGCGATGAGCTCCCCCTCAAGTTCTCCAGTGGCACCGCTTCCTCTTCTGGGGCTG GGACAGAAGGCTCAGTTAAGGTAGTATCAACAGCGAAAGACAATTGGGTGCCACAGAGTCGTGAGTCAGAGGAGGTGCAGGGGAGCAATGAGAGGTTGGAAATTATAATTAGCAGGCGGCGAGAAGAAGATGTGACATTGGATGACGGGCAATCATCACAAGCTGCATGGATTCGGCAGTACATGGAACAACAAGAGGAG GAAGATGATGTGAATTCTAATGATTCCTACACATGGGAAGATCACTGCCCACCAAGTTTGGAAACTGCTGAGGCAAAGCCAAGTAGGCGAAAGAAGAAGG GTAAACAAGCGAAATCCTCATCTGGAAACTCAAAGGAAGATCTCAGCAGTTCAGATAATGTCTTTCCAAATtctgatattgcaaatgctGAGGGTGATCTAGTTGACTCTGGTGCAACTGGAAAGAAATGTGAGAGTCCTGTCCATATGGATGGAGGATCCagtttggagaaaaaaatgtcCAAGGATGTTGATGAAACCAGCACAAAGGAGGTAGAAGAAGAGGAAGTAGAACTTGATAACCTGTTTTTTGAAGACTCTTCTGCTTGGGAGGCAGTGGCTCCAGAAATACTAAAACAgcaaaaaatagagaaattatCACATGATGGTTATGGGCATCTTCTTGGAAACATAGATGATATATGGAAGAAG GGAGATTCTGGTAAAATGCCAAAGGCTGTTCTGCAAAAATTCTGTCAGAAACTTGGTTGGGAAGCGCCAAAATACAGTAAAATATCTGAAAAGGATCGTAAATTCATATATGCTGTTAATGTACTGCGTGGCTCTACTGGTCGTGGTAAAAGTCGGAAGGCTGGAGGCTTGACAAAAGTCGAGTTAACTGAACAAGATAAAGAATATGCATCTGTTGAG GAAGCACAAAACAGAGTGGCAGCTTTTGCTCTATATCAATTTTTCGCTGATCTTTCATTGCGCCAATTGCTTATTGAACCATATGCATCACTTGTTTTAAGATGGCAAGAAG GGGAgttatcatcatcatcttcaaggGTTATGGATACTGAGGATAGTCGAAGAGCTGGTTTTGTGGATAAGTTGTTGGATATGGATGCGAATACAACTCCACATCAAGTTGAGGATGCGTCAGATGGTGCTACATCTGTTGACTCTAGGAGCATCGAGGACAGCTACTCTGTTCATGAGAAGAAAGAGACCTATCTGGTGAATCGTACAG GATCGAGATCCGCAGAGCAGGTGGAAAGCACAGTGTTGAAAAAACAtttggaaaataaaatgaagCAGTCGAGCTATTTG AAAATGCTGGAAGCAAGAGCTTCTCTACCAATCTCTAGattcaaagatcattttctACAGTTACTGAAAGAGAATGATGTGATTGTTGTTTGCGGAGAAACCGGATGTGGGAAGACAACTCAG GTGCCACAGTTTATTTTGGATGATATGATTGAATCTGAGCTTGGTGGTTACTGCAGCATAGTCTGCACACAACCCCGGAGGATAGCG GCCATTTCAGTGGCTGAAAGAGTGTCTAGTGAGAGGTGTGAATCTTCTCCTGGATCTAAGGATTCTTTGGTCGGATATCAAGTTCGTCTTGACAGTGCTCG GAATGAAAGGACAAAGCTTCTGTTCTGTACCACCGGTATCCTTCTTAGAAAATTATCT GGGAACAATGATTTAAGTGATGTTACTCATGTAGTAGTAGACGAAGTACATGAACGTACTATTTTG GGTGACTTTCTGTTGATTGTTCTTAAGAGTCTTGTTGAGAAGCGTTCTAATCAACCAGGAAGGAAGTTGAAAGTGATTCTCAT GTCTGCTACTGTTGATTCAAGCCTATTTGCTCGGTATTTTGGAGATTGCCCTGTAATTAATGTTGAAGGGAGAACACATCCAGTTTCATCTCACTTCCTTGAGGATGTTTATGAGAAAATGGAGTACTGTCTTGCTTTGGATTCTCCTGCATCAGGAGCATACTTTCAACAGCATGGAGAAAAG TGGAAGAATGCTAGTAGCACAGTGAATAATCGACGGGGAAAGAAGAACCTTGTTTTATCCTCATGGGGGGATGAGTCAGTGCTTACTGAAGATTATGTTAATCCTCATTATACAACTGATTGCTATCAGTCATACAGCGAAAGGACCAACCAAAATCTG AAACGCTTAAATGAAGATGTGATTGATTTTGATCTGTTGGAagacttgatatgctatattgATGAGAACTGCCCCCCTGGCGCTGTTCTTGTTTTTCTTCCT GGAGTCGCAGAGATTGATATGTTGATTGATAGATTATCTGCTTCTGTTAGATTTGGAAGGGAATCATCTGATTGGATTCTTCCTTTGCATTCACTGCTTGCACCCACTGATCAAAGGAAGGTGTTCCAGTCACCACCAGAAAACATTCGCAAG ATTATTGTCGCCACAGACATAGCAGAGACCAGCATTACAATTGATGATGTAATTTATGTAGTTGATACTGGGAAGCACAAGGAAAATCGCTATAACCCGCAGAAG AAAATGTCAAGCATAGTAGAAGATTGGATTTCTCGTGCAAATGCAAAACAGAGACGAGGACGGGCTGGTCGTGTGAAGCCTGGGTTGTGTTTCTGCTTGTATACTCGCCATCGTTTTGAAAAAATGATGCGCCCATTTCAG GTGCCTGAGATGCTGCGGATGCCATTGACTGAGCTGtgtttgcaaataaaatcaCTTCATCTGGGTGGCATAAAGTCATTTCTTTTAAAG GCCATAGAACCCCCTAAAGAAGAAGCTATCTCCTCTGCTATTGACTTGTTATATCAG GTTGGAGCATTTGAAGGACATGAGGAATTATCACCTCTTGGCTATCATTTGGCCAAATTGCCAGTTGATGTTTTGATTGGAAAG ATGATGCTCTATGGTGCTATCTTTGGCTGCTTATCTCCCATTCTTTCTGTTGCTGCTTTTCTGAGTTATAAATCCCCATTCATCTCTCCAAAAGATGAG AAGCAAAATGTGGAGAAGGCAAAGGCTTCATTGATGAATGAAAACCTTGATGGATCTGCTTCTACAGCAGATAATAAACAATCTGACCACCTGTTAATGGTTATTGCATACAATAAGTGGTCTCGCATACTAAGAGAG AATGGAGCTAGATCTGCCCATCAGTTTTGCCGTTCATTCTACTTGAACAGTACAGTGATGTATATGGTCAG AGACATGCGACTACAGTATGGGACATTATTAGCAGACATTGGACTTTTGGATATTCCTAAAGATAGCCTG AGGCCTGTGGATGGAACGAGGAAAAATACTCTTGAGAGTTGGTTTGCGAATATGTCTCTTCCATTTAACTTATATGCTCGTTACTCCTCAGTTGTCAAG TCAGTCATATGCGCAGGTCTATACCCTAATGTTGCAGCTACTTTAGAGGGTGTTGATCCAGGAGCTCTAGGTGGCAGGAAGCCATCTGATTTTCTGTCTGGAAAGGACCGTCCTCGATGGTATGATGGACGACGAGAAGTTCACATACACCCATCATCTATGAACCACAGCTTGAAAGCTGGTCAATATCCATTTTTGGTGTTTCTTGAGAAG GTTGAGACAAGTAAGGTATTTCTACGTGATACTAGTGTTATTTCTCCTTACTCGCTCCTTCTGTTTGGTGGTACCATGGTTATCCAACATCAG acaGGAGTGGTTATCATAGATGGATGGTTAAGGCTGGCAGCTGCTGCACAGACTGCTGTCCTATTCAAGCAACTTCGCGTAACACTTGATGCTGTTCTGAAAGAATTGATAAGAAAGCCAGAG ATGGCAACTTTTGTTGACAATGAAGTGGTCAGATCCATTATTCATTTACTGTTAGAAGAAGAAAAGGCCCAACAAGCATGA